The Stigmatella aurantiaca DW4/3-1 genome contains the following window.
GCCGGGAGAGCGCCTCGAACGCAGCACGCAACGCCTCGGCATCCACGGAGGAGCGGATGCGCACGGCGCTGAAGAGGTTGTAGGCGGCGCTCTCGGGGTTCATCTGGTGCAAGAACCAGAGGGACTCCTGGCCATGGGACACCGTGCGTTGACCCGCCTCAGGCACGGGGGCCAAGGGCGCGGGCGCCAGCGGCATGGCCGCGAGCCGCGCCGCGAGCTGGCGCGGTGAAACATCCTCGAGCAGCGCTTGCAAGGACAGCCGAAGTCCCAGCCCGCGCTCCAGCGCATGGGCCACTTCCAGGGCCATGAGCGAATCGAGCCCCAGCTCGTGCACGGGGCGGTCCGGATCGACGGAAGCCCCCGGCGCGCCGAGCGCCCGGGACAGCAAGGTCTGAAGGTGCGCGGTGAGCAGCGCGGTGCGCTCGTCCCCCGTGGCGGCGAGCACCTGCTCGGCCTCGACCTCGGCCACCCCCTCCTGGGCGGCTCCCGGGAGGATCTGGCTGCGGCCCAGCTCGTCCAGCGTGCCTTCCAGGAAGCCCTGGCGCGACGCGTGGCGCTGGATCTTCCCGCTCGTCGTCTTGGGAATCCGGCCGGGCTTCAGCAGCACGGCGACATGCACGTGCAGTTCGTGGGCCTCCTGCACCGCCCGGCGGATGGCGGCCCCCACCTCTTCCAGGTTGGGCTCCTTGCGCAGATCCACCTCCTGCGCCACCACCAACCGCTCTTCGCCCTCGACCTCCACCGAGAAGGCCGCGCAGCACCCCGGGCGCAGCGCCGGATGGCTGCGCTCCACCGTGTATTCAATGTCTTGGGGATAATGGTTGCGGCCACGGATGATGAGCAGGTCCTTCAGCCGCCCGGAGATGAACAGCTCGGGCCCCCGGAAGAAGCCCAAGTCCCCCGTGCGCAGGTAGGGGCCGCTCCCATCGTCCAGCCGGGCCTGGAACTGACGCTCCGTCTCCACCGTCTTGCCCCAGTAGCCCTCCGCCACGCTGCCGCCCGTGACCCAGACTTCCCCAATCCGGCCCGGCGCGCAGCGGGTGCGCTGCTCGGGATCCACGATGAGCACCTCCAGCCCCTCGCGAACCTTTCCGCAACCCACCAGCTCCCGGCCCCCTTCCGGCCGGGGCTCCACCTGTCCGCGCTCCAGCGCCTTGGCATCGAAGCGCTCGAGCAAGGGCGCCTGGCCCGGCTGGCTTCCCGAAACCAGCAGCGTCGCCTCCGCCAATCCGTAGCAGGGATAAAACGCCTCGCGGCGGAAGCCCGACCCCGCGAAGGCCTCGCAGAAGCGGTCCAGCGTCTCCGGGCGGATGGGCTCCGCGCCGCTGAACGCCACCTTCCAGGTGCTCAAGTCCAGCTCCGCACGCTCCTCGGGCGTGGTCTTGCGCACGCACAGATCGAACGCGAAGTTGGGCCCTCCGCTCACCGTCCCGCCGTGGCGCGAGATGGCCTGCAACCAGCGCAGCGGGCGGGACAGGAAGTCCAGCGGGGACATCATCACCGCCGGGAAGCCCCGGTAGAGCGGCTGCAACAGGCCGCCGATCAGCCCCATGTCATGGTACGGCGGCAGCCAGATGACGCCCTTCGACGCTTCCGAAGTCTCGAAGGCGCGGGCGATCAGCTCCAGGTTGTGGAGCAGGTTCCCATGGTTCAGCCGCACCCCCTTGGGCGTCCCCGTGGAGCCAGAGGTGTATTGCAGGAACGCCAGCCGATCCGAGCCCAGCCCCAGATCCCGCCATGCGTCCGGCTCCGGGTGCTCCAACTCGTCCGTGGCCAGCCAGTGCATGGCGCGCATGTCCGGCGCGATCTCGAACACGGACTCGGCCATGGAGGCGATGAAGGAGGTGGTGAGAACAAACCGGGCGCCGGCATCCGCGGCGATGGCCTGAAGGCGCGGCAGACTGCGGCCCAGGCGTGTGGGATCCGGGGGATAGGCCGGCACGGCGACCACCCCTGCGTAGAGACACCCAAAGAATGCGCTGATGTAATCAGCACCAGGCGCGAACAAGAGCACCGCGCGCTCCCCCTCCGCGCCCAGCGCCTGGAGCCGCTGCGCAATGGCGCGCGCCCGCCGATCGAACTCCCCCAAGGTGATGCGCTGCTCCTCCCAGCCGCCCTCCTCCAGAAAGAGGTAGAGCGTTTGATCGGGAGTCCGCTCGGCACGGGCTCGGACGAGATCCACCAATGAGGAGACGCGGAACGGCAAGGTCGGGACGATTCGAGCGGAAGTCATGTCAGCGATCGCGGCGGGCCGCGCCACCCTTCAGGAGCAGCGATCCCCCCAAGAAACTCCGGCGGGCCAGAGGGCCTACCCAATACACCGTTTATACTAGATTTCAGGAGAGATTAGACAAGTCCGTGATTAAGGGTTGACCTGACCTAGGTGAAACACCGAGGATGCCAACCCAAAATGAGTCAGTCCAAGGCCGGGGGCGAGGCGCAGCGGTACGGCGGTTCCACAAGCAGCGAGGTTGAGTCCATCGCCCCCGAGGCGGCCTCCACACCCCCGTCGCCCCCCAAGAAGAAGAAGCGAAAGAAGAGCTTTCCCCTCTCGTTCGGTCAACAGCGCCTCTGGGTGCTGGACCAGCTGGAGCCTGGCAGCCCGCTGTACAACGTGCCCGGCGCGCTGCGGCTCAGCGGTCAGCTCAACGTGAGCGCGCTGGAGCGCAGCCTCGGGGAGATCGTCGCCCGGCACGAGGCGCTGCGCACCACCTTCGCGCAAGACGAGGGACTGCCGGTGCAGCGCATCGGCGAGGCGGGGGCCGTCCCGCTGGAAGTCGTGGACTTGAGCCGCTTGGAGTCCGCCGCCCGCGGGGCGGAGCTTCAACGCCTGGGGAGCGAGGAGGCACGCAAACCGTTTGATCTCAGCCGGGGTCCCCTGCTCCGGGCGCGGCTGCTCAAGCTGGAGCCCACCGAGCACGTATTGCTGCTCACCATGCACCACATCGTCTCGGACGCGTGGTCAGTGGGCGTCTGCTTCCGTGAGCTGGGCGTGTTGTACTCGGCCTTCAGCCTGGGACAGCCTTCGCCGCTGACGCCGCTCGCGGTGCAGTACGTGGATTACACCCTGTGGCAGCGGCAGTGGTTGCAGGGCGAGGTGCTCGACAAGCAGCTGGCGTACTGGAAGACGCAGCTCGCGGGCGTGGAGCCCCTGGACCTGAAGACAGATCGGCCGCGCGGGCCCATGCAGGGCGCGCGGGGGGCGCTGCACCGGTTCTCGCTCTCCCGTGAGCTGATGGAGGGACTGAAGGCGCTGAGCCGCAAGCAGGGCACGACGCTGTTCATGACGCTGCTGGCCGGATTCAACGCACTGCTGGCCCGTTACACCCGGCAGCAGGACATCGTCGTGGGCACCTCCGTGGCGAACCGCGGGCGGGCGGAGATTGAAGGCCTCATCGGGTTCTTCATCAACACGCTGGCGCTGCGCACGCAGGTGGATGGAAACCCCCGGTTCACGGAACTGCTGGAGCGGGTACGCAAGGTGACGCTGGAGGCGTACACACACCAGGAGACGCCGTTCGATCGCGTGGTGGAAGCGGTGCAGCCCGAGAGGGATCTGACGCGCACGCCGCTCTTCCAGGTCTTCTTCGAGCTCCAGAACGCCCCGCTTCCCAAGGTCGATCTGCCTGGGCTCCAGCTCAGCCTCGCGGACCTGGAGACAGGCACCGCGAAATTCGATCTCGCCGTGGGGATGAGTGAGACCCCGGACGGCTTGCAGGCCACCGTCGAATACAACACCGAGCTGTATGAGCGGAAGACGGTGGAGCGGCTGATGTCGCACTACCAAGTGCTGCTGAAGGGAGCGGTGGAGCAGCCGGAGAAGAGGCTGTGGCAACTGCCGGTGTTGGGAGAGGGGGAGAGGAGGACGGTGCTGGAGAAGTGGAACCAGACGGGCCGGGAGGAAGGGCCGGAGCTGTTCTGCGAGCTGTTCGAGAAGCAGGTGGAGAAGACGCCGGAAGCGGTGGCGGTGGTGTGCGGGGAGCAGGCGCTGAGCTACCGGCAGCTCAATGCGCAGGCGAACCGAGTGGCGCATGCGCTGAAGGCGAGAGGAGCAGGGCTGGAGAAGGTGGTGGGGGTGGTGCAGGAGCGAGGGGTGGGGTACCTGGTGAGCCTGCTGGGAGTGCTCAAGGCGGACGCGGTGTACCTGCCGTTGGACCCGGCGCTGCCGGCCCCGAGGCTCGCGGGCCTGGTGAAGCAGAGCGGGTGCCAATGGGTGCTGAGCGAGGAGAAGACGCGAGGGTTGGCGCAGGAGATTGCACAGGGCCAGCCGGTGCTGGAGCGAGAGGGCGTGCTGGCCGAGGGGCGCGGGGAGCACAACCCGAAGCACGAGGTGGAGCCCAAGAGCCTGGCGTACGTGCTGTACACCTCCGGGTCCACGGGGGTGCCCAAGGGGGCGATGATCGAGCACCGGGGGATGAAGAATCACCTGATGGCCAAGGTGAGGGACTTGGGGATGGGGCCCGAGGAGGTGGTGGCGCAGGTGGCGGTGCAGAGCTTCGACGTGTCGGTGTGGCAGTTCCTGTCGGCACTGCTGAGCGGAGGAAGGACGGCGGTGTTCCCGGACGAGAGCGCGTGGGAGCCGCAGAAGCTGCTCAAGGAGATGGGAAGGCAGGGGGTGACGCTGCTGGAGACGGTGCCAGCGCACATGAAGCTCATCCTGGAGGAGCTGGAGGCCCGGCCGAACGAGTACGACGTGTCAGCGCTCAAGTGGTTCTTCCTCAACGGGGAGGCGCTGCCGGCGGAGTTGTGCCAGAGGTGGTTCGAGCGCTACCCGGGAATCCCGATGGTGAACGCGTACGGGCCGACGGAGTGCTCGGACGACGTGACGCACTACAAGATGATGAAGGCGCCGCAGCAGAAGCAGGGGTGGATGCCGATTCACGGGACGCTGCCGAACCTGCAACTGTACGTGGTGGACGAGTGGATACAGCCTGTGCCGCTGGGGGTGCCTGGAGAGCTGTGCGTGGGCGGGGTGGGAGTGGGCCGGGGCTACCTGGGAGATGCGGTGAAGACGGCGGGCAGCTACGTGCCCAACCCCTTTGCCTCGCAGGCTGGGGAGCGGCTCTACCGGACCGGAGACTTGGTGAGGTGCCTGGAGGACGGCACCCTGGAGTTCCTGGGCAGAAATGACCACCAGGTGAAGATCCGGGGCATCCGGATAGAGCTGGGAGAGATCGAGGCGGCGCTGAGGAAGCACCCACAGGTGGGGATGTGCGTGGTGGTGGCCCGTGCGGAGGGCCAGGGCAAGAGGCTGGTGGGGTACGTGTCGGCGAAGGAGGCGGGGGCCCAGCCAACGGGGAAGGAGCTGACGGAGTACCTGAAGGGGCAGTTGACGGCGGCGATGGTGCCCTCGGCGATGGTGGTGATGGAGGCGCTGCCGCTGACACACAACGGCAAGGTGGACCGCAAGGCCCTGCCCGCTCCGGAGAAGCTCCAGTCTCAAGAGACTGACGAGATCGTCGAGCCTCGCACCCCGCTGGAGAGCCAGATCGCCGCGCAGTGGAAGGAAGTGCTCGGCGTGCAGCGCGTGGGCGTGCACGACAACTTCTTCGATCTGGGCGGACACTCGCTTGTCGCCATCCAGATCATCTCCCGGCTGCGCAAGAGCCTCGAGATCGACCTGTCCATCCGTGAGTTCTTTGATCATCAGACGGTGGAGGAGCTCGCCCGGTATCTCGAACAGAAGCGGCTCCAAGGCCCAGGCTCAGGCGCCGATACCGGCCCAGGGGCGCTCTTGCGCCGCCATCCTCTGGCGAAGCTGCCCCCTCAGGAGAACTACCCACTCGCGGCGCTCCAGCTGCCCGAGTGGTACATGTACGAGCTGCTCCCTGACAGCTCCTTCTACAATGTCACCGTCGGTGACGTGCAGCTCGTCGGAGACGTGAACCTGCCCGCCTTCACGCGCGCCTGGCAGACGCTCTTCGACCGGCACACGATCTTCCGCACCTGGTTCGCTTACGAGAACGGCGTCCCCGTTCACCGGGTGCTGCCGCGGCTCGAAATCACCCAGCAGGACATCTACCTCGACCGCCGTGACGTGCCCGAGGACCGGGTGGATGAGGAAGTGGCGCTGCTGGTGGGCGAGCTGAGCAACGCCCCGTTCGATCTCAAGCAACCGCCCATCTTCCGCGTGAAGCTGGCGGAGTTCCCCGGCAAGCGCTTCCAGTTCGTCTTCGCCACGCACCACATCGTCTGGGACGAGACGTCCACGATGAGCATGGCGCGCGAGCTGAGCGAGCTGTACCGCGCCTACCACACGGGCACCGAGCCGGTCCTCCCCGCGCTCTCCATCGACTACCTGGACTACGCCCACTGGCTCAACTCCGCCATCCAGGGGGGCCACCTGGAGGACCAGCGGCAGTATTGGTTGCGTCAGCTCACCCCCGTGCCCCCGGCGATGGACCTCCCCACGGACTTCCCTCGCCCCAGCATGCAGACCTTCAACGGGGACACGCTGACGCGCGTGATGCCGCCCGAGGTGCGGGCCGCGGTGGATCCCTTCCTCGCCTCCAACAACCTCACCCCCTTCATCTACCTGCTGGCGGTGCTCAACCTGCAACTCCACCGCCTGACGAGCCAGTCTGACTTCGTCATTGGCACCCCCATCGCCAACCGCGCCGACGAGTCGCTGGAACCCGTGCTCGGCCTGTTCGCCACCGCGCTGCCCATGCGCTGCCGCGTCTCCCCGGCGCTCACCTTCCAGGACCTCCTGAAGCAGACGCGGGAAACGGCGCTCCAAGGCTTCGACAACCACCTTTACCCGAGCGTGCTCTCCATCCAAGAGGTCAATCCTCAGATGGACCTGTCGCGCAACCGGTTGTTCTCGGTGATGTACGGCGTGCAGAACAACAAGACCAAGCTGGCCAACGATCTGCGCTTCGAGGGGCTCGAGCTGCGCTACCTCACCAGCCTGGCGACGCCCGAGTTCAAGAACGCCCGCTTCGATCTGACCTTCATCGTCGAGCAGTTCGGCAACGACATGATCGTCAGCCTCAACTACAACAGCGATCTGTTCCTGCGCACGAGCGTGGAGCGGATGCTGGAGCAGTTCTTCTCCCTGGCCGCCCAGACGGCGCGCAACCCCGGCAAGCGCCTGGCGGACTACGCCATGCTGTCCGCCGAGGCCGAGGACCACTGGCTGGACACGCTGGCAGGCCCTCCCCTCGCCTTCGAGCAGCAGGCGGGGCTCCCCGCGCGCCTGTCCGCGCAAGCCCGGGCCACGCCGGACGCCGTGGCCATCGCGCACGACGACGGAAGCCTCACCTACCGTGCCCTGGACGAGGCCTCGGACCGGTGGGCCCGCTGGCTCGTCTCCCAGGGCGTGCACAGCGAGGAGCGGGTGGCGGTGCTGCTCGAGCCCTCGCTGGATCTGGCGATCGCGCTGTGGGGCATCCTCAAGGCGGGGGCGGCCTACGTCCCCCTCAACCCGGACCACCCCGCCGAGCGCCACGAACACGTGCTCACCCAGGCGGGCGTGCGCACCGTGCTCACCCATGGCCACCTCTCCGCGCCCGCCCTGCACAACCGCCCGGGCGTCTTCCGGATGGAGGAGCACGCCGCCCAGGTCTCCGCGCTGCCCACGGGCGCACCAGTGCACGTCCGGGCGGATCAGCTCGCCTACGTCCTCTACACCTCCGGCACCACCGGCGCGCCCAGGGGCATCGAGATCTCCCACCTGGGGGTGCACAACCTCATCGACTCCACCCAGCGTGAGTACAACCTCCAGCCCGGGGAGGCGGTGCTGTTCATCACCCCCGTGGACTTCGACGCCTCCGTGCTGGACTTCTTCTGGCCGCTCGCCTTCGGGGCCCGCGTCGTGCTGCCCCTGCCCGGCGAGAACAAGGACCCGAGCCGCATCGCGGCGCGGATCGCCCGCTACCAGGTGGCGGCCTTCCAGACCGTGCCGCTCATGCTGGATGCGCTCGTCCATGCGCAGAAGGCCGGGGAGCTGCCCCCGCTGCCGTCCCTGCGGCTCATCATCTGCGGCGGCGCCTACCTCACCCGCGAGCTGCATGCCCGCGCGCAGGCCGCCCTGCCCTGCCTGCTCGCCAACCACTATGGCCCCACCGAGGTGACGGTGGATGCCACGCGCTTCCCGGGAGGACAGCCCGGCCCCTCGGAGGTCGTGTCCATTGGACGGCCTCTGGACAACACGCAGATGCGGGTGCTCGACCCGGCGCTCCGGCTGGTGCCGCCCGCCGTCAAGGGAGAGCTGTTCGTCAGCTCCCCAGGCCTCGCCCGGTGCTACTCCGGGGACCCCGTGCGCACCGCGCTCCAGTTCGTTCCGGATCCGTACTCGGAGGTGCCGGGCGCACGGCTCTACCGCACGGGGGACCTGGGGCGCTATTCCGAGGAGGGACTGCTCCACTACGTGGCGCGCGTGGACAAGCAGGTGAAGATCCGCGGCAACCGCGTGGAACTGGAAGAGGTGGAGGGACGGCTGGCCGCGCACCCCGCGGTGAACCGGTGCCTCGTGCGCCACCAGCAGGCCCCCGGCGGCACGGACACGCTCGTGGCGTACCTGGAGCTGAAGGAGCGCTTCGTGCGGCTGGGCGATGACCGGCGCTACCGGCTCTTCAGCCTGGCCCAGCGCCCTGAGCTGCGGCGCGCCATGGACACGCTGCACGCGGAGAGCTGGCCCGAGTACTTCATGGGCAACTGCGCGGTGCGCACCTTCTGGCCACGCCTCATGGCCGAGTTCCCCGAGTGCCAGCTGGCCGTGCTCGACGAGCACGACACCGTGGTGGCCACCGGCAACGCCATCCCCTTCCAATGGGATGGCACCCTGGGGACGCTGCCCCCCGGGTGGGATGCCGCGCTCGAGCAGGCCTTCGCGGGCGCCGCCCTGGGCGCCCGTCCCAACACCTTGATCATGCTCGCCGCGGTGGTGGGCTCGAACACGCTCGGCCAGGGGATGAGCTCCTTCCTCCTCAACGCACTGAAGCACCTGGGCCATGCCCAGGGGATGGAGCGGCTCATCGTGCCGGTGCGGCCGGTGGACAAGGCCGCCCGCCCGCACGAGACCGCCGAGGAGTACTGCCTGCGCCGGCGCGCGGATGGCCAGCTCGACGACCGGTGGCTGCGGACCCACGAGCGGCTGGGGGCGCGCGTGCTGCGCGTGGAGCCCCACTCCCAGCGCGTGGAGGCGCGCGTGGAGGACTGGCAGCGCTGGTCCGGCCAGAGCTTCTCCGCCAGCGGCGACTACGCTGTCCGGGAGGCGCTGCGGCCGGTCCACATCAACCTGGAAACGGGCCTGGGCGAGTACTTCGACCCGAGCGTCTGGATGGAGCACCCGCACTCGCCCGTGTCGGAGTACACCTGGCGCCCCGTGGAGGCGGGCACGCTGCGGCAGGAGCTGCGCGACAGCTTGCCGGACTACATGGTGCCGGAGCACATCCGGTTCCTGTCGGCCCTGCCCCTCACCCCGAGCGGCAAGGTGGATGAGCGCGCCCTCCCCGAGCT
Protein-coding sequences here:
- a CDS encoding non-ribosomal peptide synthetase, with protein sequence MSQSKAGGEAQRYGGSTSSEVESIAPEAASTPPSPPKKKKRKKSFPLSFGQQRLWVLDQLEPGSPLYNVPGALRLSGQLNVSALERSLGEIVARHEALRTTFAQDEGLPVQRIGEAGAVPLEVVDLSRLESAARGAELQRLGSEEARKPFDLSRGPLLRARLLKLEPTEHVLLLTMHHIVSDAWSVGVCFRELGVLYSAFSLGQPSPLTPLAVQYVDYTLWQRQWLQGEVLDKQLAYWKTQLAGVEPLDLKTDRPRGPMQGARGALHRFSLSRELMEGLKALSRKQGTTLFMTLLAGFNALLARYTRQQDIVVGTSVANRGRAEIEGLIGFFINTLALRTQVDGNPRFTELLERVRKVTLEAYTHQETPFDRVVEAVQPERDLTRTPLFQVFFELQNAPLPKVDLPGLQLSLADLETGTAKFDLAVGMSETPDGLQATVEYNTELYERKTVERLMSHYQVLLKGAVEQPEKRLWQLPVLGEGERRTVLEKWNQTGREEGPELFCELFEKQVEKTPEAVAVVCGEQALSYRQLNAQANRVAHALKARGAGLEKVVGVVQERGVGYLVSLLGVLKADAVYLPLDPALPAPRLAGLVKQSGCQWVLSEEKTRGLAQEIAQGQPVLEREGVLAEGRGEHNPKHEVEPKSLAYVLYTSGSTGVPKGAMIEHRGMKNHLMAKVRDLGMGPEEVVAQVAVQSFDVSVWQFLSALLSGGRTAVFPDESAWEPQKLLKEMGRQGVTLLETVPAHMKLILEELEARPNEYDVSALKWFFLNGEALPAELCQRWFERYPGIPMVNAYGPTECSDDVTHYKMMKAPQQKQGWMPIHGTLPNLQLYVVDEWIQPVPLGVPGELCVGGVGVGRGYLGDAVKTAGSYVPNPFASQAGERLYRTGDLVRCLEDGTLEFLGRNDHQVKIRGIRIELGEIEAALRKHPQVGMCVVVARAEGQGKRLVGYVSAKEAGAQPTGKELTEYLKGQLTAAMVPSAMVVMEALPLTHNGKVDRKALPAPEKLQSQETDEIVEPRTPLESQIAAQWKEVLGVQRVGVHDNFFDLGGHSLVAIQIISRLRKSLEIDLSIREFFDHQTVEELARYLEQKRLQGPGSGADTGPGALLRRHPLAKLPPQENYPLAALQLPEWYMYELLPDSSFYNVTVGDVQLVGDVNLPAFTRAWQTLFDRHTIFRTWFAYENGVPVHRVLPRLEITQQDIYLDRRDVPEDRVDEEVALLVGELSNAPFDLKQPPIFRVKLAEFPGKRFQFVFATHHIVWDETSTMSMARELSELYRAYHTGTEPVLPALSIDYLDYAHWLNSAIQGGHLEDQRQYWLRQLTPVPPAMDLPTDFPRPSMQTFNGDTLTRVMPPEVRAAVDPFLASNNLTPFIYLLAVLNLQLHRLTSQSDFVIGTPIANRADESLEPVLGLFATALPMRCRVSPALTFQDLLKQTRETALQGFDNHLYPSVLSIQEVNPQMDLSRNRLFSVMYGVQNNKTKLANDLRFEGLELRYLTSLATPEFKNARFDLTFIVEQFGNDMIVSLNYNSDLFLRTSVERMLEQFFSLAAQTARNPGKRLADYAMLSAEAEDHWLDTLAGPPLAFEQQAGLPARLSAQARATPDAVAIAHDDGSLTYRALDEASDRWARWLVSQGVHSEERVAVLLEPSLDLAIALWGILKAGAAYVPLNPDHPAERHEHVLTQAGVRTVLTHGHLSAPALHNRPGVFRMEEHAAQVSALPTGAPVHVRADQLAYVLYTSGTTGAPRGIEISHLGVHNLIDSTQREYNLQPGEAVLFITPVDFDASVLDFFWPLAFGARVVLPLPGENKDPSRIAARIARYQVAAFQTVPLMLDALVHAQKAGELPPLPSLRLIICGGAYLTRELHARAQAALPCLLANHYGPTEVTVDATRFPGGQPGPSEVVSIGRPLDNTQMRVLDPALRLVPPAVKGELFVSSPGLARCYSGDPVRTALQFVPDPYSEVPGARLYRTGDLGRYSEEGLLHYVARVDKQVKIRGNRVELEEVEGRLAAHPAVNRCLVRHQQAPGGTDTLVAYLELKERFVRLGDDRRYRLFSLAQRPELRRAMDTLHAESWPEYFMGNCAVRTFWPRLMAEFPECQLAVLDEHDTVVATGNAIPFQWDGTLGTLPPGWDAALEQAFAGAALGARPNTLIMLAAVVGSNTLGQGMSSFLLNALKHLGHAQGMERLIVPVRPVDKAARPHETAEEYCLRRRADGQLDDRWLRTHERLGARVLRVEPHSQRVEARVEDWQRWSGQSFSASGDYAVREALRPVHINLETGLGEYFDPSVWMEHPHSPVSEYTWRPVEAGTLRQELRDSLPDYMVPEHIRFLSALPLTPSGKVDERALPELPLGPREPGRVVPPQGPVQERLAALWCDVLGLASVGVTDDFFELGGHSIHAIRLMARINEAFQVKLALRDLFRERTILGLEKRLAA